In Zunongwangia sp. HGR-M22, the sequence CTAATTTTAGGAGATGATAATTCGGTAGTAGTAGATGGAGAACAATATGCACTAGCAACACCAAGCGCCCAACAATCTGGACTTAAATTAAACCTGGATAAAGAATTAGAATCGGGTGAATCATATACTTATACTTTAGATTTTGACGTAGAAGAATCGATCGTTAACCAAGGGAATGGAGGATATCTATTAAAACCTGTAATTCGTTTATCTGCGGAAGAAAATTCAGGTAAAATTGTGGGTGAGGTGCATCCTTCAGAATTTAGAAGTTTAGTAACTGCTAAAAATGCTACAAATACAATTTCTGCTTACACAAACGAAGATGGTGATTTTACACTTTACGGAGTGCCAGAAGGAACTTACCAAATTACGGTAATCGCAGAGGAAGCTTCAGGATTAGAGGCTATTACGAAAGACAATGTGGTTGTAGAAAACGGCGAAATTACAGATGTAGAGACTTTATTTTTAGAATAAATTTCGGCTTTTAGATAAAACAAAAATGGGCGCTTTTTTAGCGCCTTTTTTTGTTTTCAATTTTTTAAAGAAAGCTTCAGCGTAGTAATGATATGCTCTAATTTTTATTTTATTTGAGATTTAAATGAAAATAGTTATAATCTTAAGGTATTGATATTTAGTGTTCTATATTTTTTCTATAATTATTAAGTGCTGATACACAATACAATTTGAGGCTTTCCGTTAGATTTATGCTTAAACCAAAGAAACTAGATTATTGAATATCCGAAAGTTTAATAATTTTGAATTTGCTACGACCGCCGTATGGTTGTATATTCACGTTTTAAAATCTAATTAGAA encodes:
- a CDS encoding DUF4382 domain-containing protein codes for the protein MKKQILNFKTLFLLVFAGLTLTSCSDDDDNVSTEENARVAFRMVDAPGDFDEVNIDVEEVRVQVDAEGEDDGWILLDTEAGIYNLLELTGGVSQLLADEEIAPGYAGQIRLILGDDNSVVVDGEQYALATPSAQQSGLKLNLDKELESGESYTYTLDFDVEESIVNQGNGGYLLKPVIRLSAEENSGKIVGEVHPSEFRSLVTAKNATNTISAYTNEDGDFTLYGVPEGTYQITVIAEEASGLEAITKDNVVVENGEITDVETLFLE